The Myxosarcina sp. GI1 genome has a segment encoding these proteins:
- a CDS encoding hybrid sensor histidine kinase/response regulator, translating to MNSNREKKISVTDSGSLSKAIKGISLPLVLVVPFVLQIVAAVSITGYLSFRNGQKAVNDLATDLQEEVSDRVSLHLDNYLATAENIARINARAIELGIIDLYDYKTSGRYFWNQLQVHQNVGYIDYLIVSTGEYVGAGRWLEGAGVTIDEISPETNWQADTFSTDDRGNRLEVVDEAEYNPFEESWYAEVVKAKKPIWNEIYAWDGFPDILSVAITFPIYNRTNELVATTGADLQLKGISEFLRDIEISPAAEVVIFERNGAVVASSIDELPYKMVAEEAQRLNVENSSDSIVKSTAKFLKTKFGSFQNIDASQQLEFEIEGERHFTQVTPWRDELGLDWLVVVTVPESDFMAKIHANNRTTVLLCIASLLVAILIGSSTSRWITKPIRRLSAASSAIANGDFERAVKVRGVNELNVLAQSFNSMTEQLRYSFAQLDTANKELEKNNQQLENRVDERTHELQVAKEKAEVANKAKSTFLANMSHELRTPLNAILGFTQIMQRDKTASRSQLENLAIVNRSGEHLLALINDVLDMSKIEAGRITLNPHSFDLYRLLDTTQEMLEFKADAQNLQLLFDKHPDTPRYIRTDERKLRQVLINLLNNALKFTSEGGVTLRVKPDLVDTYTLLFEIEDTGAGIAPEELDTLFETFTQTETGRQSEEGTGLGLPISRKFVQLMGGDIVVSSQLGMGTVFRFNIIAKPALTEELQPQKRYQKVIALEPNQPNYRILVVDDRWENRQIVLKLLKPIGFEVREAVNGKEAIAIWEQWQPHLIWMDMRMPVMNGYETTEYIKSHLKGQATYIIALTASTFEEEQAIVLSAGCDDFVRKPFREEVLFDKMAEYLGVRYIYAENTESEDILTNLNSNFVLEPAALTIMPGDWLARLEQAAAELDEEIVAELLQQIPDKHALLARALQDKVNDFDFDDIVKLVEQTVKIKN from the coding sequence ATGAACTCAAATCGAGAAAAAAAAATATCTGTCACTGACAGCGGTTCTCTATCTAAAGCCATAAAAGGGATTTCTTTGCCTTTAGTTTTAGTAGTGCCGTTTGTATTGCAAATTGTGGCTGCCGTAAGTATTACTGGTTATCTATCGTTTCGTAACGGACAAAAAGCAGTCAACGATCTAGCTACAGACTTACAGGAAGAAGTAAGCGATCGCGTATCTCTACATTTAGATAATTATTTGGCGACGGCAGAAAATATTGCTCGAATTAATGCTAGAGCGATCGAGCTAGGCATAATCGACCTATACGATTACAAAACCTCTGGACGCTATTTTTGGAATCAATTACAGGTACACCAAAATGTAGGATATATCGATTATCTCATCGTATCTACAGGAGAGTATGTTGGTGCGGGACGTTGGTTAGAAGGTGCTGGCGTAACTATCGACGAAATTTCACCAGAAACTAATTGGCAAGCCGACACTTTTTCTACCGATGATAGAGGAAATCGCCTAGAAGTTGTGGATGAGGCTGAATACAATCCGTTTGAGGAATCTTGGTATGCAGAAGTAGTAAAAGCCAAAAAACCAATTTGGAATGAGATTTATGCCTGGGATGGCTTTCCCGATATTTTATCCGTTGCGATCACTTTTCCTATTTACAATCGAACCAATGAGTTAGTTGCTACCACGGGAGCCGATTTGCAGCTAAAAGGTATTAGCGAGTTTTTACGCGATATTGAAATTAGTCCTGCGGCTGAAGTAGTTATTTTCGAGCGGAATGGTGCGGTGGTTGCTAGCTCTATCGACGAACTACCATACAAAATGGTGGCAGAAGAAGCACAGCGACTTAATGTAGAAAACAGTAGCGATTCTATAGTTAAATCCACGGCTAAATTTTTAAAAACTAAATTTGGTAGTTTCCAAAACATCGATGCTTCACAACAGCTTGAGTTTGAGATTGAAGGCGAACGTCATTTTACCCAAGTAACCCCCTGGCGAGATGAACTGGGTTTAGATTGGCTAGTAGTAGTGACCGTGCCAGAATCTGACTTTATGGCAAAAATTCACGCCAACAACCGCACTACAGTTTTGCTTTGCATCGCCTCTTTGTTAGTAGCAATTTTAATAGGCAGTAGTACCTCTCGTTGGATAACCAAACCCATTCGTCGCTTGAGTGCTGCCAGTAGTGCGATCGCCAACGGAGATTTCGAGCGAGCTGTAAAAGTCAGAGGAGTCAACGAACTCAACGTTCTAGCCCAATCTTTCAATAGTATGACAGAGCAATTACGATATTCCTTCGCTCAATTAGATACAGCCAATAAAGAGTTAGAAAAAAATAATCAACAATTAGAAAATCGTGTTGACGAACGTACTCACGAACTACAGGTAGCCAAAGAAAAAGCCGAAGTAGCCAATAAAGCTAAAAGCACTTTTCTGGCAAACATGAGTCACGAATTGCGGACTCCTCTCAACGCTATTCTCGGCTTTACTCAAATTATGCAGCGAGACAAAACCGCATCGCGATCGCAGTTAGAAAATTTAGCCATTGTCAATCGCAGTGGCGAACATTTGCTAGCTCTAATCAACGATGTTTTAGATATGTCAAAAATCGAAGCGGGACGTATTACTCTCAATCCCCACAGCTTCGACTTATATCGACTGCTCGACACTACTCAAGAAATGCTAGAGTTTAAAGCCGACGCTCAAAATTTACAGCTTTTATTCGATAAGCATCCCGATACACCACGATATATTCGTACCGACGAACGCAAACTACGTCAGGTATTAATTAATTTACTCAACAACGCTCTTAAATTCACCTCCGAAGGTGGCGTAACTCTGCGGGTCAAACCAGATCTAGTAGATACCTATACTTTATTGTTTGAAATTGAAGACACTGGCGCGGGTATTGCCCCTGAAGAATTAGATACTCTCTTTGAAACTTTTACCCAAACCGAAACGGGCAGACAATCAGAAGAAGGAACGGGTTTGGGTTTACCTATCAGTCGTAAATTCGTGCAGTTGATGGGGGGAGATATTGTCGTTAGCAGTCAATTGGGAATGGGAACGGTATTTAGATTCAATATCATCGCCAAACCCGCTCTTACAGAAGAACTTCAGCCGCAAAAACGCTACCAAAAAGTTATCGCTCTAGAACCCAACCAGCCCAATTATCGCATTTTAGTTGTAGACGATCGCTGGGAAAATCGCCAAATAGTCTTAAAACTTCTCAAACCGATTGGCTTTGAAGTTAGAGAAGCCGTTAATGGTAAAGAAGCGATCGCTATATGGGAACAGTGGCAGCCCCATCTAATTTGGATGGATATGCGGATGCCCGTCATGAACGGTTATGAAACCACCGAATACATCAAATCACACCTCAAAGGTCAGGCTACCTATATTATCGCTCTAACCGCATCTACCTTTGAGGAAGAGCAAGCCATCGTGCTATCGGCAGGATGTGATGACTTTGTTCGCAAACCATTTCGAGAGGAAGTTTTATTCGACAAGATGGCGGAATATTTGGGGGTTCGCTATATCTACGCCGAAAATACCGAATCGGAAGACATTCTAACCAATCTCAACTCCAATTTCGTTCTCGAACCTGCGGCGTTAACAATTATGCCTGGTGACTGGTTGGCTCGGCTAGAGCAAGCCGCTGCCGAACTGGACGAAGAGATCGTTGCAGAATTACTTCAGCAAATACCAGACAAACACGCTTTACTAGCAAGGGCACTGCAAGACAAAGTTAATGATTTTGATTTTGATGACATTGTCAAACTCGTGGAGCAAACAGTCAAAATTAAGAATTAA
- a CDS encoding EAL domain-containing response regulator, which yields MNNILVVDDIADNLRVLSDTLNERGYKVRCAKNGAVALKVAQKITPDLILLDIKMPDMDGYTVCQKLKANAATKDIPVIFLSALDDVLDKVRAFEVGGVDYVTKPFQIEEVLARVKNQLALQSAKAEITQLNQQLEQKISDRTAELRAANQKLELINRELQQEIKERQKAEQKLMQDALYDGLTGLPNRSLLMDRIERSLQIAKRNPDYLFALLFIDLDRFKIINDSQGHLVGDRLLVAISKLLTKNLRDTDTLARLGGDEFVILLDNITHLKDATIVGDRINQQLQSTFNLQGQTVFTSASIGIALSSTGYENSSDILRDADIAMYRAKAKGKACYEVFDRVMYLETLKAIDLERDLHLALERNEFTMFYQPIVSLTDGALAGFEALIRWRHPEKGLIHPVDFVSVAEDTGLIVAIGDWVMTEACRQLRIWQQNFAHLPRIDSLKINVNVASQQIQEPNFVKKLERILAETGLDGRCLRLEIIERALVDSGKKTYKILTEIKRRQVKLSIDDFGTGYSSLSYLQRLPIDNLKIDRSFVSKLNSDRESFEIIKTIITLAHTLGMDTIAEGVETIQQFNRLRNLDCKYAQGYLFAKPTSAKKLKSMFELESFPHFLQLKQLK from the coding sequence ATGAACAATATTCTAGTTGTAGACGATATCGCGGATAATTTACGAGTTCTATCTGACACCCTCAACGAACGAGGTTATAAAGTTCGCTGTGCTAAAAACGGTGCTGTAGCTTTGAAAGTGGCACAGAAAATTACTCCCGATTTAATTTTGCTAGATATTAAAATGCCAGATATGGATGGCTATACGGTATGTCAAAAACTCAAAGCCAATGCTGCCACCAAAGATATTCCCGTAATCTTTCTCAGTGCTTTAGATGATGTTTTGGATAAAGTTAGAGCTTTTGAAGTTGGAGGCGTAGACTATGTTACCAAACCTTTTCAAATCGAAGAAGTTTTGGCTAGAGTCAAAAATCAACTCGCTCTCCAGTCAGCCAAAGCAGAAATAACGCAGTTAAATCAGCAACTAGAACAAAAAATAAGCGATCGCACTGCTGAATTACGAGCGGCAAATCAAAAGTTAGAACTTATCAATCGCGAACTACAGCAAGAAATTAAAGAACGCCAAAAAGCCGAACAAAAGCTAATGCAAGATGCTCTGTATGATGGATTGACAGGACTACCCAATCGCAGCCTGTTAATGGATCGCATCGAGCGTTCTTTGCAAATTGCCAAACGCAATCCCGATTATCTTTTCGCCTTGCTGTTTATCGATCTCGATCGCTTTAAAATTATTAACGACAGTCAGGGTCATCTAGTAGGAGATCGCTTGCTAGTTGCCATCTCTAAATTATTAACCAAAAATCTACGCGATACCGATACTTTAGCGCGTCTAGGCGGCGATGAGTTTGTCATTTTACTCGATAACATCACACACCTAAAAGATGCTACTATTGTTGGCGATCGCATCAATCAGCAACTGCAATCGACTTTTAACTTACAGGGTCAAACGGTTTTTACCAGTGCCAGTATTGGCATTGCTCTTAGTTCTACGGGTTATGAGAATAGTTCCGATATTTTACGCGATGCCGATATTGCTATGTATCGAGCCAAAGCTAAAGGAAAAGCCTGTTATGAAGTATTCGATCGAGTTATGTACCTGGAAACGCTTAAGGCGATCGATCTAGAGCGCGATCTCCATCTAGCTTTGGAACGAAATGAATTTACCATGTTCTATCAACCAATCGTGTCTCTAACAGATGGAGCATTAGCGGGTTTTGAAGCTTTAATTCGTTGGCGACATCCAGAAAAAGGTTTAATTCATCCTGTAGATTTTGTCTCCGTTGCCGAAGATACGGGTCTGATAGTAGCGATTGGCGATTGGGTCATGACAGAAGCCTGTCGGCAACTCCGTATTTGGCAGCAAAATTTTGCCCATCTTCCTCGAATCGATTCATTAAAAATAAACGTCAATGTAGCCAGTCAACAAATACAAGAACCTAACTTCGTCAAAAAGTTAGAGCGAATTTTAGCCGAAACGGGTTTAGATGGTAGGTGTTTGAGATTGGAAATTATTGAAAGAGCATTAGTAGATTCGGGCAAAAAAACCTACAAGATTTTGACAGAAATTAAACGCCGTCAAGTTAAGCTTAGTATCGATGATTTTGGTACTGGTTATTCATCTCTAAGTTATTTACAGCGTTTGCCAATAGACAATCTAAAAATCGATCGCTCTTTTGTCAGCAAACTCAATAGCGATCGCGAAAGCTTCGAGATTATTAAAACTATTATCACCTTGGCGCATACTCTTGGTATGGATACGATCGCTGAAGGAGTAGAAACTATCCAACAATTCAACCGACTGAGAAATTTAGATTGTAAATACGCACAGGGATACTTATTTGCCAAACCTACAAGTGCTAAAAAGCTCAAATCCATGTTTGAGCTAGAATCGTTCCCGCATTTTCTTCAACTGAAGCAGCTTAAATAA
- a CDS encoding pentapeptide repeat-containing protein — translation MTTSASASTVILTKLKSGDSLVAADFSQQDLYAIALKGANLIEVNLARTILTNADLREINLSKGNLEKADLRNADLKGANLTEANLKEAYLYRADLRRANLSQTNLENINLKLALYDRETVFPEGFDYKNSGAIGPGAMLNGAYLNTANLRGVDLSGAKMIAAYLSGADLTEAILDDVALGSANLQKAFLTGASLRSAFLGGAELKGADLRAADLTNANLDNLQNIAGADFGMVQGLSEGDRAALLNYPGNELNTWNPFTRRNTKESLLDS, via the coding sequence ATGACAACTTCTGCTTCTGCATCTACTGTAATTCTGACCAAACTGAAGTCAGGAGATAGTTTAGTAGCAGCCGATTTCAGCCAACAAGATTTATATGCGATCGCGTTAAAAGGAGCGAATTTGATCGAGGTTAATTTAGCTCGAACTATTTTAACTAATGCAGATCTAAGAGAGATCAATCTTAGTAAAGGAAATTTAGAAAAAGCCGATTTGCGTAATGCAGATTTGAAAGGGGCAAATCTGACAGAAGCTAATTTAAAAGAAGCTTATCTCTATCGTGCCGATCTTCGTAGAGCCAATTTAAGTCAAACCAATCTAGAAAATATAAATCTCAAACTCGCTTTATACGACAGAGAAACTGTTTTCCCTGAAGGATTTGACTACAAAAATTCGGGAGCTATCGGACCTGGTGCAATGCTCAATGGAGCTTATCTCAACACTGCTAACCTGCGAGGTGTGGATCTGTCGGGAGCTAAAATGATTGCGGCATATCTCAGCGGTGCAGACTTGACCGAAGCAATTCTAGATGATGTTGCTTTGGGTAGTGCTAACTTACAAAAAGCTTTTTTGACTGGCGCGAGTCTGCGTAGTGCTTTCTTAGGTGGTGCAGAATTAAAAGGTGCAGATCTTCGCGCTGCCGATCTTACTAATGCCAATCTAGACAATTTGCAAAATATTGCTGGAGCCGATTTTGGCATGGTGCAGGGATTGAGCGAAGGCGATCGCGCCGCCTTATTAAACTATCCTGGTAATGAGTTGAACACTTGGAATCCTTTCACTCGCCGTAATACCAAAGAAAGTTTGTTAGATTCATAA
- the asnS gene encoding asparagine--tRNA ligase, with amino-acid sequence MATRRIAEILKHGQPDETATIKGWVRTKRELKNFAFSEINDGSSLAGLQVVLDADLPNYDTILKQLATGAAVEVTGTLVESPGKGQKIELKANSVTVYGEADPETYPLQKKRHSFEFLRTISHLRSRTNTLGAVFRVRNACANAIHQFFQERHFLWIHSPIITASDCEGAGELFTVTNLNLKDVPKTESGEVDYTQDFFGKPAYLTVSGQLQAEVMALAFQNVYTFGPTFRAENSNTSRHLAEFWMVEPEMAFCDLEGDQNLAEEFLKYIFKYVLDNCPEDMEFFNKWVDKTLLAKAENIINSEFERVTYTEAVALLEKAKKKFEFPVSWGIDLQSEHERYLAEELFHKPAIITNYPKEIKAFYMRLDDDEKTVAAMDVIAPGIGEIIGGSQREERLDILEKRIAEANIIADDLWWYLDLRRYGSVPHAGFGLGFERLVQFMTGMTNIRDVIPFPRTPLNADF; translated from the coding sequence ATGGCAACCAGACGCATTGCAGAAATACTCAAACACGGACAACCAGATGAAACCGCAACTATTAAAGGTTGGGTAAGAACCAAGCGAGAACTAAAAAACTTTGCCTTTAGCGAAATTAACGATGGTTCGTCTCTAGCAGGTTTGCAGGTAGTTCTCGATGCCGACTTGCCAAACTATGACACTATTCTCAAACAGTTAGCTACTGGTGCTGCGGTTGAAGTTACGGGAACGCTGGTAGAGTCGCCAGGAAAAGGACAAAAAATCGAGCTTAAAGCTAATTCCGTCACCGTCTATGGCGAAGCCGATCCTGAAACCTATCCTTTACAAAAAAAACGTCACTCGTTTGAGTTTTTACGTACTATTAGCCATTTGCGATCGCGTACCAATACTTTAGGTGCGGTGTTTCGTGTTAGAAATGCCTGTGCTAACGCCATCCATCAGTTTTTTCAAGAACGGCATTTTTTATGGATACATAGCCCAATTATTACCGCCAGTGACTGTGAGGGGGCGGGAGAACTATTTACCGTCACCAATTTAAATTTAAAAGACGTACCCAAGACCGAGTCGGGAGAAGTAGACTACACCCAGGACTTTTTTGGCAAGCCTGCCTATCTTACTGTTAGCGGACAGTTACAGGCTGAAGTAATGGCGTTAGCGTTTCAAAATGTCTATACTTTTGGTCCTACGTTTCGCGCCGAAAATTCTAACACCTCCAGACATTTAGCAGAGTTTTGGATGGTAGAACCAGAAATGGCTTTTTGTGACTTAGAAGGCGACCAAAACCTGGCAGAGGAGTTTCTCAAATATATTTTTAAATATGTCTTAGATAACTGTCCCGAAGATATGGAGTTTTTTAACAAGTGGGTCGATAAAACTCTACTGGCTAAAGCCGAAAATATTATTAACAGCGAGTTCGAGCGCGTTACCTACACCGAAGCTGTTGCTTTATTAGAAAAAGCTAAGAAAAAGTTTGAATTTCCCGTTTCCTGGGGTATCGATCTCCAGTCAGAACACGAACGCTATTTAGCAGAAGAACTGTTTCACAAACCCGCAATTATTACCAACTATCCCAAAGAAATCAAAGCTTTTTATATGCGTTTGGACGATGATGAGAAAACTGTTGCTGCAATGGACGTTATCGCCCCTGGTATTGGCGAAATCATCGGCGGTTCCCAACGGGAAGAAAGACTGGATATTTTAGAAAAACGCATCGCGGAAGCTAATATTATTGCCGACGATCTCTGGTGGTATTTAGACTTGCGCCGCTACGGTAGCGTACCTCATGCTGGTTTTGGTTTGGGGTTTGAAAGACTAGTTCAGTTTATGACGGGCATGACCAATATTCGCGATGTTATTCCTTTTCCTAGAACTCCTCTCAATGCTGATTTTTAA
- a CDS encoding AAA family ATPase yields MNFYKEFGLLLRACYPLIYIPTTEEERLEKAIATVAQKLGNRNVYVWDFVSGYQDNPNFKGFGKRNPLQALEFITDKVPERAGGIFILRDFHRFLEDISVSRQLRNLARNLKSQPKNIVIVAPQIEIPAELTEVLTVVDFPLPTAPEIRTEIQRLIGATEQNLSEQLLDELVRSARGLSLERIRRVLTMAIATHGRLEPEDAELILEEKRQSIRQTQILDFYPATEQISDIGGLDNLKDWLLRRGGAFGERARAYGLPHPRGLLLVGIQGTGKSLTAKAIAHHWHLPLLRLDVGRLFGGLVGESESRTRQTVELAEALSPCILWIDEIDKGFAGIDGKGDSGTTSRVFGTFINWLAEKQSPVFVVATANNIRALPPEMLRKGRFDEVFFVGLPSREEREAIFKVHLARLRPHNLGSYDIQRLAYETPEFSGAEIEQTIIEAMHIGFSQNRDFVTDDILEAASQIIPLAKTAQEQIQFLQQWVEAGKARLASKNTSLSDRIQSHLN; encoded by the coding sequence ATGAATTTTTACAAAGAGTTTGGTTTACTACTAAGAGCCTGTTATCCGCTAATTTATATTCCTACTACGGAAGAAGAAAGATTAGAAAAAGCGATCGCCACAGTGGCACAAAAATTAGGCAACCGCAATGTTTATGTTTGGGATTTCGTAAGCGGTTATCAGGATAATCCTAACTTTAAGGGTTTTGGCAAACGCAACCCCCTACAGGCATTAGAATTTATCACCGATAAAGTTCCAGAAAGGGCAGGCGGTATTTTTATTCTCAGAGATTTTCACCGCTTTCTAGAAGATATTTCGGTTTCTCGTCAGTTGAGAAACTTAGCGCGTAACCTAAAATCCCAACCCAAAAATATTGTTATCGTCGCGCCACAGATTGAAATCCCTGCCGAACTAACTGAAGTTTTAACCGTGGTCGATTTTCCTTTGCCTACAGCACCAGAAATTAGAACCGAAATTCAAAGATTGATTGGGGCGACAGAGCAAAATCTCTCGGAACAACTCTTGGATGAACTGGTGCGATCGGCTCGGGGACTATCTTTAGAAAGAATTAGAAGAGTTTTAACTATGGCGATCGCCACTCATGGTAGACTCGAACCCGAAGATGCCGAACTAATTTTAGAAGAAAAACGTCAGTCAATTCGCCAAACACAAATTCTCGATTTTTATCCCGCTACCGAACAAATTTCCGACATTGGCGGTTTGGACAATCTCAAAGATTGGTTGCTCAGACGGGGTGGGGCATTTGGCGAACGTGCCAGAGCCTATGGGTTGCCCCATCCCAGAGGTTTATTACTGGTAGGAATCCAGGGTACGGGTAAATCTCTAACGGCTAAAGCGATCGCTCACCACTGGCATTTACCCTTACTGCGCTTGGATGTTGGGCGCTTGTTTGGTGGCTTGGTTGGCGAGTCGGAATCGCGTACCAGACAAACTGTAGAACTAGCAGAGGCACTCTCTCCCTGTATTTTATGGATTGATGAAATCGATAAAGGATTTGCGGGTATCGATGGGAAGGGCGATTCTGGTACTACCAGCCGCGTTTTTGGTACGTTTATTAACTGGTTGGCAGAAAAACAATCTCCCGTGTTTGTAGTTGCCACAGCCAACAATATTCGTGCTTTACCTCCCGAAATGCTGCGTAAAGGCAGATTTGACGAAGTATTTTTTGTCGGCTTACCAAGTCGCGAAGAAAGAGAGGCAATCTTTAAAGTTCATTTAGCCAGGTTGCGTCCCCACAATTTGGGAAGTTACGATATTCAGCGACTGGCATATGAAACTCCAGAATTTTCTGGTGCCGAAATCGAACAAACTATTATTGAAGCGATGCACATCGGCTTTAGTCAAAACCGTGACTTTGTTACCGATGATATTCTTGAGGCAGCCAGTCAGATTATCCCGCTTGCCAAAACCGCTCAAGAGCAGATTCAGTTTTTGCAACAGTGGGTAGAGGCAGGAAAAGCGCGTCTGGCTTCAAAAAATACTAGCTTGAGCGATCGCATTCAAAGTCACTTAAATTAA
- a CDS encoding SH3 domain-containing protein: MTKNIWTSRLSVAAQLILGFFLGVALITGAIGGVGYLYFKSMSVRPKKPIFYEETAEGQKEIQQQNAAAAKSNSKEEAVASEPEPEPEPEPELPPNAYKAKVTWSEGLSLRAEPSLDAERIGGIGYDAEIIVLEVSADSNWQRVLLPWNEQEGWVKNGNTERVAN, from the coding sequence ATGACTAAAAATATCTGGACTAGCCGTTTATCGGTTGCCGCTCAATTAATTCTCGGCTTTTTTTTGGGAGTCGCTCTAATTACTGGAGCGATCGGAGGTGTTGGTTACTTATACTTTAAAAGTATGTCAGTACGTCCCAAAAAACCCATTTTTTACGAAGAAACTGCTGAAGGACAAAAAGAAATACAGCAACAAAATGCCGCTGCTGCTAAAAGCAACTCTAAAGAGGAAGCGGTAGCATCAGAACCAGAGCCAGAACCAGAGCCAGAGCCAGAATTACCACCAAATGCCTATAAAGCTAAAGTAACTTGGTCGGAAGGTTTGAGCTTGCGAGCCGAACCCAGTCTCGATGCTGAAAGGATTGGTGGTATTGGCTATGATGCTGAAATTATAGTTTTAGAAGTATCGGCAGATAGTAATTGGCAAAGAGTGCTTCTTCCCTGGAATGAACAAGAAGGGTGGGTTAAAAATGGCAATACCGAACGGGTTGCCAACTAG
- a CDS encoding ATP-binding protein — protein sequence MSELRILIIDDNPDDRLLVLRELKRIFPELKYWEINENASLALALQANDFNFVVTDYQLCWTTGIDILHTIKQQQPECPVIMFTGTGSEEVAVRAMKAGLDDYIIKTSLHYAKLAAAVGSIWNKINQQQALSELKQRYDRLFERAPVGLYRLNPQGEILEANSTLVKMFGYKSREELLNCNLSKFYLNYQQERDWQKQLEEDVAIENFEVQARCQNGKTILLRHNAIAVKNLTGEIIYYEGAVEDITIYHQAERERAELLQRERQAREEAEIANSLKNKLFATLSRELRTPLNAVLGWVQLLSSGQLAGEQTQKAIKIIERNAKTQHQLIERSLDVARVIRGDLKLIWLPVPLSATISMAIDSVRLLAEAKQIELQPDLKQDSAEIDGDPQRLQQVFWNLLTNAIKFSPPGSKVSITLKKLSDRVRVSVSDSGKGISPDDLPYIFVRFGKTQFEFTETESESSLGFGLVVARYLVELHGGIIVARSEGMDRGATFIVELPLRGYEI from the coding sequence ATGTCTGAGCTACGAATACTGATAATTGATGATAATCCCGACGACCGCTTATTAGTTCTACGAGAACTGAAGCGCATTTTTCCTGAGCTTAAATATTGGGAAATTAATGAAAATGCTAGCCTGGCTCTAGCACTACAGGCAAATGACTTCAATTTTGTCGTCACCGATTATCAACTTTGCTGGACGACGGGAATAGATATTTTACACACTATCAAACAGCAACAACCAGAGTGTCCTGTAATTATGTTTACTGGAACTGGTAGCGAAGAAGTTGCGGTTCGAGCTATGAAAGCTGGACTTGATGATTACATAATCAAGACTTCTTTACACTATGCTAAGTTAGCGGCCGCAGTCGGCTCTATTTGGAATAAAATAAACCAGCAACAAGCTCTATCAGAACTAAAGCAGCGATACGATCGCCTTTTCGAGCGCGCACCAGTAGGACTATATCGCCTCAATCCTCAAGGAGAAATTTTAGAAGCTAATTCAACCTTAGTCAAAATGTTTGGCTATAAAAGTCGAGAAGAATTATTAAACTGCAATTTATCTAAGTTTTATTTAAATTACCAACAAGAACGAGATTGGCAAAAACAGTTAGAAGAAGATGTCGCAATTGAAAATTTTGAAGTCCAGGCTCGCTGTCAAAATGGCAAAACTATTTTATTGAGACATAATGCTATCGCTGTCAAAAATTTGACTGGTGAAATCATTTATTATGAAGGCGCGGTTGAAGACATAACCATTTACCACCAAGCAGAGCGCGAGCGGGCAGAATTATTACAGCGCGAACGCCAAGCTAGAGAAGAAGCCGAAATTGCTAACTCCCTAAAAAACAAACTTTTTGCTACTCTTTCTCGCGAGTTGCGAACTCCCTTAAATGCTGTATTGGGTTGGGTACAGCTATTAAGTAGTGGTCAGCTTGCTGGCGAGCAAACGCAAAAGGCAATAAAAATCATCGAACGTAATGCTAAAACTCAACATCAACTAATCGAGCGTTCGCTAGACGTGGCTAGAGTCATTCGCGGCGATTTAAAATTAATCTGGTTGCCAGTGCCACTCTCAGCAACAATATCTATGGCGATCGATAGCGTTAGACTGCTAGCTGAGGCAAAACAAATCGAATTACAGCCAGACTTAAAGCAAGATTCAGCAGAAATTGATGGCGATCCGCAACGCCTACAGCAAGTGTTCTGGAATTTGTTGACTAATGCAATTAAATTTAGCCCTCCTGGAAGCAAAGTTAGTATAACTCTCAAAAAACTTAGCGATCGCGTTCGGGTTAGCGTATCTGATTCTGGTAAGGGAATTTCACCTGACGATCTACCTTACATTTTCGTTCGCTTTGGTAAAACTCAGTTCGAGTTTACAGAAACAGAATCGGAGTCAAGTTTGGGTTTTGGACTAGTAGTCGCACGTTACTTAGTAGAACTTCATGGCGGCATAATTGTAGCTCGCAGCGAAGGAATGGACAGAGGAGCGACTTTTATTGTTGAATTGCCACTTAGAGGATATGAGATCTAA